The nucleotide window GTGCAGGTACTGGTTTAGCTTCGGGTTTTGGCTCTTCTACAACCGGCTGGGCTACTTTTACCGGTTCGGGTTTTAGCTCCTCTGCTTCCGCCAGTTGGGGTTCCAAGTCTATATCGTCTTCTTCATCCCAATCTTCCCCGATATCTTCCAATGTCAGCTCATGCCTGATGGTTTCGGGTTCGGGCTCTTCCGCTTTTATTAGTATGGGCGCAGGTTCTGCTGCAACAGGTTCTTCTATAGGCTTTGTTTCCTGTTCTGCTTTATTGCCAATTTCAAACTCGATGGTATGCGCGGGCTCTTTAACTTCCTCCGGATTAACTACTGCAGGTTCTTCGGGCGAATCCATTACCGGTTCAAAATAGCTTGGTTCATTTTCCTGTTTTGGTTCAGCAACTTTCGCAGGTTCAGGTGCCGATGCTATGGGTACCGGGGCCGGCGCGGCATGTACGTTCAGTTTTTTAAGGATATCAATATGGTCGGATAAAAAATGGGCGTTAGCCGCCAATAATTCTAATTCCAGGTCGTTGTATACTCCGTTTGCTGTTTCCAGGTATTCATACTGTTCATTTATTTCCTTGATAATACCGCTTATCTTTTTAAAAACTTCCTGCTGCTTCATGGATATAATTTGGTAAAATGACAATCAAAAATAACATTAAATTCTGATATTAGCAGGCTTAAGGAATTGGTAAATGCTGTTTAACGAAGAAGTTTTTAAAAGGCGGAGCGAGCTTGGCGGGAGTGTTGAAGTGATATGCGGATCGATGTTCTCGGGCAAGACCGAGGAACTGATACGCCGCTTGCGCCGCGCCCAGATAGCCCGGTTAAATGTGGAAATATTTAAACCAAAAACCGATACCCGCTATCATGAAACTGAAGTTGTTTCGCACAACCAAAATTCTATTCCATCTACCCCGGTCGATAGTTCATCTGCTATATTATTGTTGGGCAGCCAGGTGCAGGTTGTGGGTATTGACGAGGCCCAATTTTTTGATGATGAGCTGCCCAACGTTTGCAACATTTTAGCCAACAAAGGCGTGCGTGTTATTATTGCCGGGCTGGACATGGATTTCCAGGGCAAACCGTTTGGCCCTATGCCGGGGCTTATGGCTATGGCCGAATCTGTTACCAAAGTACATGCGGTATGTGTTAAGTGCGGAAACGAAGCCCTTTATTCTTATCGGTTAGTACCTAACGATGCCAAGATATTGTTGGGTGAAATGGAAAGCTACGAGCCCAGGTGCAGGCATTGCTTTGGCTTGGAATAACCTCCAGGCCTTAAGTCGTTATAAACTCGCGCTTATAATCCAGCGGACTTTTATTGGTGATTAGCTTAAAGTATTTATGGAAACTGGCAAAGTTATTAAAGCCGCTTTCATAGCATATTTGCTTAACGCTGTATTTATTATCTATCAGCAACTTACAGGCATACCCTACCTTTATTTCAATAATAAACTGCGAATAGGTTTTTTTAGTGCGGGCTTTAAAATACCGACAGAAAGAATTAGGGCTGATACCCGCCACAGCGGCAATTTCTTCCAACTCTATCTTACGCTTAAAGTTGCTGAACGAGTAATCATAAACCACGTTAATGCGGTCGTTCTCCTGCCCTGCATATTCATTTTTAAACCCAATAGACGATAATTGCTGAAGATCTTTAGCGCCGGAAATAACATTCAATATCTCCAACAGCATAATAATCCGCTCGGGGCCTTCGGTTGCTAAAAGCCTGCTTAAAATTTTAGATATAGTTTCTTTAACATCTTTCGATAAGGCAATCCCGCGTTTAGCTTTGTCTAATAAAGTACGCAATACCGTATTTTCAGGCAGTAAAAGGAAGCGGTCTCCCCAAAAATTCTCGTTAAACTGGGCTACGTAAGCCTTAGCCAGCAGGTCATCATCATTGTGGAAATAAATATCATCGAACCTGAAAAAATGGGGCAGGTTTGACCCTATCAGGAAGATATCGCCGGCTTTAAACCGTTTTATACTATCGCCAATAAAATGTGTTCCCTCACCCTGCTTTATCTGAATGATCTCTATCTCGGGATGATAGTGCCAGTTTTTATTAGCCTGTAACCCAACATCTTCCCGGATAGTAAAGGAATGAGAAAGCCCGTTGAAAACTTTAAGTAATTGCGCCTTCATTAATGCCTTTATATAATTGTTTTGATAAAATTAAATAAAATATAGGATATCAAAACGCTAAAAGCGCTAATTGCTGTATCTTTTTTGTGAAAATTAAGAGAATCGTTACAATACGTGCTTGTTAATTATTGCGATCAGGTCGTTCAGGTCGAAGGGTTTTCTTAGAAAGCCGTCTGCCTGCCCGGCGTCGGCAACCTCGCGTATATTGCTTACAGCAGATACGATAATGATAGGAATATGTTTAGTATCGGGGTTGGTTTTAAGTTCTTTACTAATTTGCTGCCCGTTAGCATCGCTTTTCCAATCAGTTAGCCAATTATCCAACAATATCAGGTCGGGTTTGATCTTATGGATAGACTTCAATATCTTCGAATCTTCAGACGCCACCACATCAAACATGCTCTCTTCAAGGGCATAGGTAATAGTTTCCCTGATATCCCGGTCATCTTCAATTACCAATATTTTTTTGGCCATAATCTGTTTTAGCGTTCTGTTTAACGTTTATAAATAACCGGGGCGGTACTACGGTTATTGACCAACCCGTTACCATATAACAATATGAAGTATGCCTTTTGTTTTACCCTAAGGCATTTTTTATGAAATTGGAATG belongs to Mucilaginibacter boryungensis and includes:
- a CDS encoding response regulator, yielding MAKKILVIEDDRDIRETITYALEESMFDVVASEDSKILKSIHKIKPDLILLDNWLTDWKSDANGQQISKELKTNPDTKHIPIIIVSAVSNIREVADAGQADGFLRKPFDLNDLIAIINKHVL
- a CDS encoding AraC family transcriptional regulator, whose translation is MKAQLLKVFNGLSHSFTIREDVGLQANKNWHYHPEIEIIQIKQGEGTHFIGDSIKRFKAGDIFLIGSNLPHFFRFDDIYFHNDDDLLAKAYVAQFNENFWGDRFLLLPENTVLRTLLDKAKRGIALSKDVKETISKILSRLLATEGPERIIMLLEILNVISGAKDLQQLSSIGFKNEYAGQENDRINVVYDYSFSNFKRKIELEEIAAVAGISPNSFCRYFKARTKKTYSQFIIEIKVGYACKLLIDNKYSVKQICYESGFNNFASFHKYFKLITNKSPLDYKREFITT
- a CDS encoding thymidine kinase — protein: MLFNEEVFKRRSELGGSVEVICGSMFSGKTEELIRRLRRAQIARLNVEIFKPKTDTRYHETEVVSHNQNSIPSTPVDSSSAILLLGSQVQVVGIDEAQFFDDELPNVCNILANKGVRVIIAGLDMDFQGKPFGPMPGLMAMAESVTKVHAVCVKCGNEALYSYRLVPNDAKILLGEMESYEPRCRHCFGLE